One genomic window of Glycine max cultivar Williams 82 chromosome 16, Glycine_max_v4.0, whole genome shotgun sequence includes the following:
- the LOC100803731 gene encoding ABC transporter G family member 11: MRNSEAPTHGGMEIEATRPSAGNGSTITLPGLSPLSETLWREKANTAEIIGDVSARLTWKDLTVMVTLSNGETQNVLEGLTGYAEPGTFTALMGPSGSGKSTLLDALSSRLAANAFLSGTILLNGRKAKLSFGTAAYVTQDDNLIGTLTVRETISYSARLRLPDNMPWADKRALVESTIVAMGLQDCADTVIGNWHLRGISGGEKRRVSIALEILMRPRLLFLDEPTSGLDSASAFFVTQTLRALARDGRTVIASIHQPSSEVFELFDQLYLLSSGKTVYFGQASEAYEFFAQAGFPCPALRNPSDHFLRCINSDFDKVKATLKGSMKLRFEGSDDPLDRITTAEAIRTLIDFYRTSQHSYAARQKVDEISKVKGTVLEAGGSEASFLMQSYTLTKRSFINMSRDFGYYWLRLVIYIVVTVCIGTIYLNVGTGYNSILARGSCASFVFGFVTFMSIGGFPSFVEDMKVFQRERLNGHYGVTSFVISNTLSAMPFLILITFLSGTICYFMVRLHPGFWHYLFFVLCLYASVTVVESLMMAIASIVPNFLMGIIIGAGIQGIFMLVSGYFRLPHDIPKPVWRYPMSYISFHFWALQGQYQNDLRGLIFDNQTPDLPKIPGEYILEKVFQIDVNRSKWINLSVIFSMIVIYRIIFFIMIKVNEDVTPWIRGYLARRRMQQKSGAQNTTIAPDVLTQSPSLRTYVSTQTK, encoded by the exons ATGAGAAACTCTGAAGCACCAACACATGGTGGCATGGAGATAGAAGCAACAAGGCCTTCAGCTGGGAATGGTTCAACAATAACCCTACCAGGGTTGAGTCCTCTGAGTGAGACCCTTTGGAGGGAAAAGGCCAACACTGCAGAGATCATTGGTGATGTCTCAGCAAGGCTCACATGGAAGGATCTGACTGTGATGGTCACTCTCAGCAACGGTGAGACACAGAATGTTTTGGAGGGTCTAACTGGTTATGCTGAACCAGGAACCTTCACTGCTCTCATGGGACCCTCTGGCTCAGGAAAATCTACTCTCCTCGATGCACTTTCTAGTCGTTTAGCTGCAAATGCCTTCCTCTCAGGCACCATTCTCCTCAATGGTCGCAAAGCAAAACTCTCTTTTGGCACTGCT gcCTATGTGACACAAGATGACAACTTGATTGGTACCCTAACGGTGAGAGAAACGATATCATATTCAGCCCGTTTGCGTTTGCCGGATAACATGCCATGGGCAGATAAACGTGCTTTGGTTGAGAGCACCATAGTGGCAATGGGGCTCCAAGATTGTGCTGACACAGTGATTGGAAATTGGCACTTGCGTGGGATCAGTGGTGGGGAGAAGAGAAGGGTTAGCATTGCCTTAGAAATCTTGATGAGGCCAAGGTTGCTTTTCCTTGATGAACCAACCAGTGGACTTGACAG TGCTTCAGCTTTCTTTGTGACGCAGACACTACGTGCCTTGGCAAGGGATGGAAGAACCGTGATAGCCTCTATTCATCAGCCAAGCAGTGAAGTGTTTGAGCTATTTGACCAATTATACTTGCTCTCTAGTGGCAAAACTGTTTATTTTGGGCAAGCTTCCGAGGCATATGAG TTCTTTGCACAAGCTGGCTTTCCATGTCCTGCTTTGAGGAACCCTTCTGATCACTTCCTCAGGTGCATCAATTCTGACTTTGACAAAGTCAAGGCCACTCTTAAAGGGTCCATGAAACTCAGG TTTGAGGGAAGTGATGATCCTTTGGACAGGATCACTACTGCTGAAGCTATCAGAACTCTTATTGACTTCTACCGCACTTCTCAGCACTCTTATGCTGCAAGACAGAAAGTGGATGAGATATCCAAAGTT AAGGGAACAGTGCTTGAAGCTGGAGGAAGTGAGGCTAGTTTTCTGATGCAGTCTTACACCTTAACCAAACGTTCCTTCATCAACATGTCAAGGGACTTTGGATACTACTGGCTTAGGCTTGTTATCTACATTGTAGTCACTGTTTGTATTGGAACCATTTATTTGAATGTGGGAACAGGCTACAACTCTATTCTG GCTAGAGGTTCTTGTGCATCTTTTGTCTTTGGTTTTGTCACCTTCATGTCAATTGGTGGATTCCCTTCATTTGTTGAAGACATGAAG GTTTTCCAAAGGGAGAGGCTTAATGGCCACTATGGTGTCACTTCATTTGTCATCAGCAACACATTATCTGCAATGCCCTTCCTGATTTTGATCACCTTTCTCTCTGGAACCATTTGTTACTTCATGGTTCGCCTACACCCTGGCTTCTGGCACTACCTCTTCTTTGTGTTGTGCCTTTATGCCAGTGTCACAGTGGTTGAAAGCTTAATGATGGCAATTGCTAGCATTGTCCCCAACTTCCTCATGGGCATCATTATTGGAGCAGGAATTCAG gGCATATTCATGTTGGTCTCAGGCTATTTTAGGCTCCCACATGATATCCCAAAGCCAGTCTGGCGCTACCCAATGTCATACATCAGTTTCCACTTCTGGGCACTACAG GGTCAGTACCAGAACGATTTGCGCGGTTTGATATTCGACAACCAGACACCAGACCTTCCAAAGATACCGGGTGAATacatcttggaaaaagtgttcCAAATTGATGTCAACAGATCAAAGTGGATAAACTTGAGTGTGATCTTCAGCATGATTGTGATCTATCGCATCattttcttcatcatgatcaaaGTCAACGAGGACGTGACACCGTGGATCAGAGGGTACCTTGCTAGGAGGAGAATGCAGCAGAAGAGTGGAGCACAGAACACAACTATCGCACCTGATGTTCTCACTCAGTCACCATCTCTCAGAACCTATGTTTCCACTCAAACAAAATGA